One window of Quercus robur chromosome 5, dhQueRobu3.1, whole genome shotgun sequence genomic DNA carries:
- the LOC126726243 gene encoding germin-like protein subfamily 1 member 16, whose amino-acid sequence MFLIPPSTKNSISYKIEITSSNIMKGVSFLATVAILALASSFVSAYDPSPLQDFCVAINDIKSGVFVNGKFCKDPAMVSANDFSFSGLNIPGNTGNKVGSNVTLVNVDKLAGLNTLGISLARLDFAEYGLNPPHTHPRGTELFVVIEGTFLVGFVTSNPNKLFTKVLNKGDVFVFPIGLIHFQFNIGKTVGLAFAGLSSQNPGVITIANAVFGSVPPINPDVLIKAFQLDKNVVEYLQKAFAPN is encoded by the exons ATGTTTCTTATCCCTCCCTCAACCAAGAATAGTATATCATATAAGATAGAGATAACCTCCTCAAATATAATGAAAGGTGTTTCTTTCCTTGCGACtgtggccattttggccttgGCATCCTCCTTTGTTTCTGCCTATGATCCTAGTCCTTTGCAAGACTTCTGTGTTGCAATTAACGACATCAAATCTGGTG TGTTCgtgaatggaaaattttgcaaggaCCCTGCAATGGTCTCAGCaaatgatttttccttttctggacTTAATATTCCCGGAAACACTGGAAACAAAGTCGGATCAAATGTCACTCTAGTGAATGTCGATAAATTAGCAGGTCTCAACACTCTTGGCATTTCTTTGGCTCGCCTTGACTTTGCAGAATATGGCCTAAATCCTCCTCACACTCACCCTCGTGGCACTGAGCTTTTTGTAGTCATTGAGGGTACTTTCTTAGTTGGATTTGTCACATCCAACCCAAACAAACTCTTCACCAAAGTTCTAAACAAGGGAGATGTCTTTGTATTCCCAATTGGTCTCATTCACTTCCAATTCAATATAGGGAAGACTGTTGGTCTTGCCTTTGCTGGTCTCAGCAGCCAAAATCCTGGGGTGATCACCATAGCAAACGCGGTCTTTGGATCTGTTCCACCCATCAATCCTGATGTTCTCATCAAGGCCTTCCAACTAGACAAGAATGTAGTTGAATATCTTCAAAAAGCATTCGCGCCAAACTAG